The sequence below is a genomic window from Dehalococcoidia bacterium.
CGCGGAGGATGAGATCCCCGAGCCGCTGGCTCACCTCCAGGGCCCGCTGGGCCTCCTCACCCCCCGTCTTGGCCAAGATGCTGGACGCGCGGCTCAAGGAGGAGCGTATGGCAGATAGGGCGATGCCAGGCACCTCCTTCCCCTGGTCCAGCAGCTTTTGCACCTCCCTCTGACGGGCCTCGGCCTGGTCCAGCAGCAGGGCCGCCTTGGCGTCATCGTCCCAGGTGATGAAGACCTGGGCCTCCGCCATGGCCAGCTTGGCGCGGTAAAGGGGGCTGTCGGGGAGGCTCCGGGAGGCAGCTAGGGCGGTCAGCGCCAGGCCTGAGACGATGACCACGGCCAGGGAGGCGGCCATGGCTAGGGGGGAGAGCCAACGCCACGGCTGCCGGCGCCGGCCCGACTGCAGGCGCGCCACCTGCTGGCTGAACCGTCTCCAAGCTCGGGCCCGCGCCTCGGGGGGCGGCAGGTGGCCCCCCAACGCCCGCAGTTGGAGGAGGGTCTCCAGAAGGGGCCTCAGCTCCTTCGCTAAGTGAGGATACCGCTGCAGACAGCCCTCCAGGTCCTCACCCCTTCGCAGGGCCCGCTGGCAGTCCTCCAAGGCCTGCCACAGCTCGTCCCTCACCCTTCCCCCTCCTGCTGCAAGATGCGCTTTAGGGCCTGCAACGCCCGGTACTGGAGGGACTTGATGGCCCCCTCCCGACGGCCCAACACTTTGGCGATGGTCCGGTTGTCCAGCCCCTGCACGAACTTGAGGATGACCACCTGCCGCTGCTCATCCGTCAGCTGGGCGAGAGCGCGGCGAAGCTTCTCATAGCTCTCAGACATCTCGGCGCGGGCCGCCGGGCTGGGGTCTTGAGCCTGGGCCTCCGCCACCGTATCCAGCCTCACCTCCACGCGCCGCCCCCGCCGGCGGCGGTGGTCGATGAGGCAGTTTCGGGCGATGCGGAACACCCACGCCGAGAAGGGGACGCCCCGAAACTTGTACCGGGGCAAAGCCTCCAGCATCTTGAGCATGGTCTCGGAGGCGATGTCCTCGGCCTGTTGGGCATCGCCTAGCTGAAGGAGGATGTAAGAGTATACGCGGGGATAGTAGCATTCATACAGCCAGGCCAGGGCCCGCTGGTCAAGCCTCTGGGCCCTCTGGACAATCTCCCTCTCCTGGCGCTCGGCACTGTCCAGGGCCCCTTCAGAGATGATTCGGTCTAGAGGCTCGGCCAAGGCTATCGCCAACATCCCCAGCGTCTCCCCATATAGGAGAACGCAAGGGAACAACGAAAGGTTTCGCCATCTTGGCTCATCTTCAGCCCTCCAGGGAGGAGAGCCCCAACAAGCGGCGGCGCATCTCCTCGTAGCGCTCCTTGGCCCTTGCCTCCCGGCTGATGAGGGCCTTCAGGCGGGGAGGGTCCAGCGCCTGTCCCTCTAGCAAGGCGCGGTGCAGCGCCTGCAAGTGCCGCTGCCACTCTTGGTAGGCCTCCAGGTAAAGGCGCTTGGTCTCCTCGTCCCTCACCTGTCGCTCCTTCCCGAAGGGGTCTCCTCCAGGGCGCCACCGATGACCACATCGATGAGGCGGGGCTCAGACGCGGCCTGGGCCTCGCGAACCGCCGGCCCCACCTCCTCCGGATCCTCGATCCTCACCCCCTTAACACCGAAGGCCTGGGCGATGCGGGAGAAGTCCAGATGAGGCTCCACCAGGTCCATACCCAAGAAGGGACGCTCGCGCGCCCCCTCCCCCAAATACTCCAGCATGTTGAGCTTGAGGATGCGATAGCTGGCGTTGTTGGCGATGACCCATGTGACCGGTATGCGATGGTGAGCAGCCGTCCATAGGGCCTGGATGGTGTAAAGGGCCGAGCCATCGCCCACCACTGCTAGCACCGGCCTGCTGGGCTCCGCCAGCTTGAGGCCTAGCGGCGCCGGCATGCCCATCCCCAGGCCGCCACCAGCGGCCCGGAAGTGCTGGCCAGGGGCGAGACGCAAATATCGCATGAGGTGCCCGGCCACCGTCACCGATTCGTCATAGAGCAGGGTGTCCGGGTGGAGGGCGTGAGCGAGCTCATAGGCGAAGCGGGCAGGGGTCATGGGGCGCTGGCCCCAATGAGCTCTCGCCGCCTCTAGGGCCATCTTCCACGCGGTCTCTCTGGCGCGAGCTAGGGCCTCCCGCCGGTGCTGGGCCCGTTGGCGGACCTGGGGCGTCAGGAGAGGCTCCAGGGCCTCCGCTATCTCCCGCAAGGCCTGGCGGGGATGGGCCATCATGGAGACGGCTGTGGGCCAAGTCTTGCCCAGCTCCCAGGGAGAGACGTCGATGTGGACGACGCGACACCCTGCCGGGAGGGGATCTTCCGGCATGGGGAGGAGGGACGGGAAGAGGGGCGTGCCCACGGCCACCAGGACGTCCACCTCCGCCAACTGGGCCTTGAGGGCTGGGAAGGACACCACGTTGAGAGGGCCGGCGTACATGGGGTTCTCAGGCGAGATGGGCACCCTGCTGCTAAAGGCCACGTATATAGGGGCCCCCACCATAAGGGCAAGACGGGTGAGCTCCTCATCCATCCCCATGCACCAGTCGCCGGCCACGATGGCTGGGGCCTGGGCCTGGGCAAGGAGCTCCGCCGCCAGGGCCACCGCCTCCTTCTGGGGCCGCACCTCGCCATACGTTTTGGGTGGGGAGAACACAGGGGCATCGGCCTCCTCATCCATGACATCGGTAGGCACGGCCACCAGGACAGGCCCTGGCGGAGGGTCGGCAGCCACCTTGAAGGCCCGTCGCAGGGCCAAAGGGAGCTCGGAGGCCCGGGGCACCTCCACCGCCCACTTCACCAGGGGCCGGGCCATGGAGAGGAGGTCGCCGTAGAGGATGGGCTCCTGCAGGCCGCCGCGGGTGGCGTGCTGACCGGCGTAGATGACCATGGGGGCACGGGTGCGCCAGGCGTTATACAGCATGCCCATGGCATTGCCCAGCCCCACCGTGATGTGCAGCTGTACAAAGGCCGGCACAGGCGACAGACGGGAATAGCCATCGGCCATGGCCAGGGCCACAGCCTCCTGCAGGGCCAACACATACTCCAGCTGGGGATAATCGTTGAGGGCGTCCATGAACGCCTGCTCGGTGGTACCCGGGTTGCCGAACACGTATCGCACCCCCGCGGCCACCAGCTGCTCCAGCATGAGATGACGTCCGGCGCGACCCATATGGCCCCCTCGGCCTTCTCAGATTAGCGCCCTCCAGCGGGTCTGTCACCAGGGGAACGGAGGGGGGTCAGGAAACGATAATTGGTGGCGCCTGCGGGATTCGAACCCGCGATCTCCGCCTTGAGAGGGCGGTGTCCTGGGCCGCTAGACGAAGGCGCCACCCAGGGCTATGCCCTGCCAAGCCCATGTTACGAAGGGCACTACCCACTCGTCAAGGCAGAATCATCTTGCGCTCACCCTCTTGTCCCCTTATACTTAGGGCGAATTAGGCAGAGGCCCCGCTATGGCAGGCATCCTGACAGCAGCCGCCTATGTCCCCTTCTTCACCATAGAACGGGCGGAGATGGGCAGGTCTTGGGGCATACCATCCCTCCCCGGGGTAAGGGCGGTGGCCAACAGTGACGAGGACAGCATCACCATGGCGGTGGAGGCAGGGCTATTGGCCCTGCGGGGGCGCAGTCCAGAGGGGATCGATGCCCTTTACTTCGCCACCACCACCCCTCCCTATGCTGAGAGGCAGTGCGCCCCCATCATCGCCGCTGCCTTGGACCTGCCCCGCCAAACGGTGACGGCTGACTTCACCGGCACCACCAGGGCAGCCACCCTGGCCCTCAAGGCCGCCATAGATGCCGTGCATAGTGGGGCCGCTCGCCAGGCCATGGTGGTGGCCGCCGACATGCGCCCTGGCGAGCCCCAAACCGCCTGGGAGCAGCTCATGGGCGATGCGGGGGCAGCGGTCATTGTGGCCGCCCACGCCCCAGCCACCATCCGCGCCTTCACTAGCCTAATAGGGGCGCCCTTGGGCCCCTGGCGCCGCCCCCAGGACCGGTTCGTCCGCTCCTTCGACCCCAGAGTGGAAACGGAGTACGGTTACGTCCGTACCACGGTAGAGGCAGCCAGGGGGGCGCTGGATAGGGCCGGCCTCTCCCCCCAGCAGGTGTCCAGGGCTATCCTGTACACTCCCGATCTGCGCAGCCCCCTGGAGGTAGCCCACCGCCTAGGCCTGGAGCGCCGCCAGCTCCAGGACCCCCTCATGACGACGGTGGGCAACGCCGGCGCTGCCCACGTGCTGCTGGTCCTGGCTGCCGCCCTGGAGGAGGCCCAGGCAGGGGAGCAACTGCTGGTGGCCAACTACGGCGACGGGGCGGACGCCTTCGTCGTCTCTCTGGAGGGGGAGGTGCAGCGGCCGCCCGACAGGCCCACATTAGCCCAACTTCTGGCCCTGCGGCGCCCCCTGCCCAACTATGGAGCCTATGCCGCCCTCCGCAACCTGGCTGGAAGGGAAGGGCCCACGGCCTCTGCCTCGCCCGTCACCTATTGGCGGGACGTGGCCATGGAGCTGCGTTGGCACGGGGCGCGGTGCCGGGCCTGTGGCCTAGTCCAGTTCCCCATACCCCGCGTCTGCCGCAGCTGCGGCGCCCGCGACCAGCTGGAGGAGGCTCCTTTATCCCACCGGGGCACTATCTACACCTTCACCCTGGACCACCTATACGCCGGCGAATATCTGGACACCCCCGTGCCACGCGTGGTGGTGGATCTGGAGGGAGGGGGACGGGTCTTCCTGGAGATGACCGACTGCGATCCCAAGGAGGTGACGTGGGGAATGGAGGTGGAGACCACCTTCCGCTGCCTACACGAGTGGGGAGGGTACCACAACTATTACTGGCGGGCCCGCCCCCTGCGCACCCATACGCCAAGGAGGTGAGGCGAGATGACAGGCATCCGCGACCGAGTGGCTATCATTGGCGTCGGCTGCACCAAGTTCGGGGAGCTGTGGGAGAAGGACCAAGAGGACCTGCTGGTGGAGGCAGCCCACGAAGCCCTAGAGGACGCGGGCCTCTCCCCGCAGGACATAGACGCCATATGGGTGAGCACCTTCTATGACTTCACGGGGCAATCGGGCGGCACGGCCACCGAGCCTCTGGCCCTCTTCGGCAAGCCGGCCACCAGGGTGGAGAACTTCTGCGCCTCAGGGATGGACGCCTTCCGCAACGCCTGCTTCGCCGTGGCCGCCGGCGCGTATGATATAGTCTTGGTTTGCGGGGTGGAGAAGCTTTTGGACCAGGGCTCCCGCGGCCTGCCCATCGAGGCGTTTCACCCCAGCTTCCTGGCAGCCAGCGCTCCTGGCATCTTCGCCCTGGCCGCCTCCCGCGCCTTCTACGAGTGGGGATGGACCAAGGAGGACCTGGCGCGGGTGGCGGTCAAGAACCACCGCAACGGCGCCGCCCACCCCAAGGCCCATTTCCGGCGGCCAGTCACGGTGGAGGATGTCCTCAACGCCCCCATGATCGCCTGGCCCCTGGGGCGGCTGGACTGCTGCGCCGTCTCCGATGGAGCGGCGGCGGTGATCATCACCCGTCCTGAGATCGCCAAGGATACGCGGCATAAGGACGATTACGTGCTAGTTAAGGCCAACGCCCTCGCTGTAGAATCCATTCAGCCCTATTACCGCAGCGGGTATGACTGGTTGGGCTTCCCAGCCACCAGGGCAGCAGCCAAGATGGCCTACGAGGAGGCGGGGATCCGCAACCCCCGCAAAGAGATCAGCTTCGCCGAGGTGCACGACTGCTTCACCAGCACCGAGCTGTTCAACATCGGCGACCTCTTCCTGGTGGACGACCCTAAAGATGCCCCCAAGTTCGTGGCCGACGGGCTGGCGGACATCGAGGGGGAGGTACCCATCAACCCCTCAGGTGGCCTCAAGTGCTTTGGCCACCCCATCGGGGCCACCGGCTGCCGCATGATATACGAGGTGACCAAGCAGCTGCAAGGACGGGCCGATGGCCTGCAGGTGCGCAACCCCCGCCTGGGCCTTGCTCATAACCTGGGTGGCCCTGGGGCGGTGGCCTCGGTGACCATCCTGGCCCGCCGCGACTAGGCGGGTAGCGGTGCAGGGACGGCGAGACGGTGGGGGAGTCCCCCCACCCTCTCCCATTGGGTGGCGTCCTCCTGGCGCCCAGAGGGGCGAGATGGGCATTTGACCCTCTGGGATGTCCAGGTTCCCACCAAGGGAGGTAGATATCTGGCTAGGGCCCTATGCCCGACTCGGCACAAGATAGCCACGAGGCGGAGGGGGCGCTTTCGGCATTAGCTTTGCCCCAGTTCCGCCTCTTTTTGGCGGTGACGGTGTTCACCCAGCTGGCGGGCTGGATGGAGGAAGTGGCCCGCGGCTGGCTCGTCTACGAGCTGACCCGATCCCCCCTTCAGCTGTCGGCCCTGGCCTTCGTCAGCGGGGCCAGCAGCTTCATATCGGCCCCTGTGGCCGGCTTCATGGCCGACCGAATAGACAGGCGTTGGGCCACCATCCTCGCGGAGGCGATGAGCTGCGTGGGGGCCTTGGCCGTGGGCCTGCTGGTGGTGGCTGGGCAGGTGGAGCTCTGGCAGCTCTACTCCCTCACCGTCCTTATGGGCATGTCGCGGGGGTTCAGCTTCACCTCCCGACAGGCCCTCCTTTACGACGTAGTGGGCCCGGAGCATCTGGCCAGCGCCGTGGGCCTCAACTCGGTAGCCGCCAACGTGGCCCGCATCATGGCCCCCCTGGCGGGGGGGACGGTCATCGGGGCCCTGGGTACAGCGGCAGCCTTCTTCGGGCAGAGCCTTTTGTTGCTCCTGGCCATACCCGTCACGCCTCTGCTGCGGCTGCGGGTCCTGGCCAAGCCGGTGCGCCTTCCCTTCTGGCGGAGCATCATGGACGGCTTGCGCTACATCCAGTCCGACCCCACCCTGCTACGCCTCTACCTGTTCATTTATATCCCCAACGTCCTCATTTACCCCTACGTGAGCCTTATCCCGGTGTTCGCCGACGAGGTCCTCGGGATAGGGGCGCAGGGTTATGGCTTCCTCTTGACGGGGGTGGGGTTTGGGTCCATCCCCGGCGGCCTTCTGGTGGCCAGCATGGGCCGGTCTCGGCGTAAGGGGTTGGTGATGGGGCTGGCAGCCATCCTCTACATGGGGATGGTGTCCACCTTCGCCCAGTCCCGTTGGCTTCCTCTCTCCTTCGCCGCTCTAGTGGTGGGGGGAGTAGGGTGGTCGATGATGGTGGCCCTGAACCAGGCCCTGGTGCAGCTGCGGTTGGCCGATGCCTATCGGGGGAGGGGGCTGGCCCTCTATACGGTGGGCTCCGGCCTCACACCGCTAGGTAATCTGGCCATGGGCAGCCTGGCCCATGCCATAGGCGTGCAGACAGCAGTGACTGCCTTCGCCCTCGTCGGGATGGTTCTGGCGGCGCTGACGGGCCTCGCCTCTGCCGAGGTGCGCCGTCTTTAGGCCCCCTGGCCATGCTGAGCCTGTGAGGCCCTTCACTTCCTTCCCAGGGATTACGTGGAGAGGCCCTCTTTCCAGCGGCGGGCACGAGCCAGAAGCTCGCGCGCCCCTGCCAACATGCGCTCGCTGGGCCTTGGGCCGCCCAACATGGCGGCCAGCTCCTGGACCCGCTCCTGCTCCTCTAGGGCATCCACCTGGACAAGGGATCGCCCCAACATTACGTCCTTGCGTACGCGGAAGTGGGCATCGGCATAGGCAGCGATGTGAGGCAGATGGGTGATGCAGATGACCTGATGGCGTTGGGCTATGCCCCACAGCTTGCGCCCCACCACATCGGCGCTTCTCCCCCCCACCCCTACGTCGATCTCATCGAACACCAACAAGGGCACCTGGTGGGCAGCAGCTAGGACGCTCTCCAAGGCCAGCATAAAACGGGACATCTCCCCGCCTGAGGCCACCCGCGCCAGGGGGCGCAAGGGCTCGCCGGGGTTGGTGGCCACCAAGAACTCCACCCTGTCCACCCCCGCCTCGGTGAAGGCCAGGCGTCGCCCCTCACAGGGCAGCCCTGCAGGGTCCTCTTCCTGGGAGACCTCCACCTGGAAAAGGACGTGGCCCAGTCCTAAACCCTGCAGCTCACCAGCCACGGCCTCCCTCAGGCGTTGGGCTGCCTGCCTTCGGGCCTGCGATAACTCCAGGGCCAGCTCCCCCGCCCGCCTTTCGGCCTCTGCTAGGGCCTGTGACAGCCGTGCCCGCCTATCCTCGTCTCCCGCCAGCTCCTCCAGACGGGCCCGGGCCTCAGCAGCGTAGCATAGCACCTCCTCCACACTACCCCCATACTTGCGCTTCAGGCGCGAGATAAGGGATAGCCGCTCCTCCACCTCTTCAAGACGGTGCGGGTCGTGCTCCACCGAGGCGGCCAAGGACCGCAGGGAGCGCGCTACCTCCTCTAGCTCGGCCCCCAGCCGCTCCAGGGACTCCAGGACCTCCCGCAGGAGGGGGACCAGAGGGGCCACCGCCCTTAAATGGGCCTGAGCCCGCCCCACCATATCGAAGGCCGAATACCCCTCGGCAGCGTAGAGGGAGTGATAAGCCGACTGGCACGCCTCCTTGATGGCTTGAGCGTGGGCCAGTCGCTCCTTCTCCTCCCGCAGCTCCTCCTCCTCGCCAGGGCGGAGGGAGGCGGCCTCGATCTCCCGCACCTGGAACTCCAGGAGCGCTCGCTGCCCCTCTAGCACCCGCTGGTCTTGCTCTAGCGACGATAGCTCCTGACGCAACCGCCGCACCTGACCCACCATCTCCGCCACCTGGGCCCGCAAGGGCTGGAGGCCACCGAAGGCGTCCAGCAAGTCGCGGTGGCGGCGCCAGTCCAAGAGGGAGAAATGCTCAGCTTGGCCGTGGATGTCCACCAGCTCCCGCCCCACCTCTCGCAGAAGGGATACGGGCACGACACGGCCGTTGATGCGCGCCACCCCACGGCCGCCGCGATGTAGCTCCCGCACCACCACCAGCTCCTCCCCCTCGATCCCTGCCTCCGCCAGGGTGGGGTGCAGCCGTTGCAGGGCCTCCCGTGGCGGAACAAAGACCCCCTCCACCCGCGCCACCTCCGCCCCCATGCGAATAACCTCCTGGTCCAGCCGGGCGCCAGCCAGGGCGCCCAGGGCGTCCACCAAAAGGGATTTCCCAGCCCCCGTCTCCCCTGTGATGACGTTGAGGCCAGGAGAGGGCCGCAGGCATGCTTCCTCAACGATGACCCAGTTGTGGACAGATAGCTCCACCAGCACGGCGCCTTGCAATTTACCACCGGAAGGAGGGCCGTTCAATCTCACTCAAGTGCCCTGAGGGCCATGGCCAGCTCATGGGCGCATGCTCTGGCCCGCTGGACGAGGGCAGGCGGCAGGAGGCCCCTTCTTTCCTTGTCCGCTAACACCTCCTCGTCCTGGACCTCCACCCTGCCATCGGGAAAGCGAACTACATCCACCTCCAGATCCAGGTATCGGACAGTGCCCTGGTACAGCTCGGGCGGGGTGTTGACGTTATATATCTCGCCCAGGATGGTTCCGTCCTGCCGCATGTATATGCGGCGGCTGAACCAGCGCCCCTCCCATAGCTCCACCATCCCCGTGTCCCCCTCTTGCTTGGGCTGTCCTAGCCCATCGTAAGTGCCACCGCCACGGAAACGCCTTGCCAACACCAGAAGGCGGCCAGGCTCTAAGGTGCGCACGGTGCCCTTAAACTCAAAGCCCTCCTCTCCAGCCTTGACGTGATAAACCCGCACCGTCGCCCCCGGCCGGAAGAAGGGGAACACCAGCTCGCCTAACAGGGCCTGCCGCACCGCCTCCATCCCTCCAAGGGTAGCCTCCGCCTCCATCTGGTCGACGCGGCCGGGGTCCATGACCTTAAAGTAATGATGGCCGGGCACGGTGGGGACGACGCTGGCCCGTATCCGGTCCAGCTCTTCCTTGGCAGGGAGGGGGAACTCCAGGAGATAGCGGGCTCGCAGGGGGCCTAGGGCCCTGGCCAAAACACCCTCCCCCGTGCCCAGCTCGCTGGGCATGGCCAGGGCGAAGGGGACAGCCTCCCTAACGGCGGCCACCACCGCCTCCACCCCGTCCCGCCACCCCTCCACCACCACCCCCTGCCGGTCGCGACGGTCCCAGATGGCCACCTCCTCAGGCCCCGGCTGCTGGGGAAGGCCCAGCCGGGATGAGATGATAGGGGTAGGGTCCACAATGACGAACCCCCGCTGGGCCAGAACGGCAGTGATGGCAGTGGCGTATATCCCCCTCACCCGCACCCTAGGCCCGCTCATACCCTATGCCCTCGATGCATAGGTGACGTCCCCGAAGGTGAGCCTTGGCCCCTAGAAGCGTCTCCACCAGCCAGAGATGGGTCTCCACGTGGTCCGTCACCTGAGGCACCACCCACTCGCTCTCCCCCTCCGCCAGGGCAGCGAATATAATGAGCTGGTCTGCCAAGTGACGATCCACGGTGGCCCCGCTCTCCATGTCCTCAAGCATGGTCTCCGCCACCCGACGGCCGATGGCCTCCGAGGGTCTTCCCGGGGCACCAGCCATGTCCGCTCCCAAGATGCATCCTCCTTGGTCGTGGGCGAAGAGGGCCAAGGCTGCCCCTGGCTGGGGGGCGGAGGCATCATAGAGGATGCGGAAGGTGGCTTCCATCCCACGGCGGGCCAAGGCCTTCTGGCACTCCTGGGCCATCCGCTCGCTCACCCTTCTGTCCTGCAGGTGACTGGAAAGGGCCAGGCCCCAAAGACGCCAGGGGGGCCTCTGCTCGGGAAGGCGGAGGGGCCGTAGCCTTCCCCGTACCGGCTGCACCCGCATCTCGATGATGCCCCCGCCCCTGGGCACATAGCCGGGGCGCACCACCTCCAGCTCCGCCTGGATCCCCATGCGCGCCAGCAAAGGCAGGAGGGCGTGCTGGGTGTGGAAGGCGCTGGGCGCCATGTCCTGGAATAGGCCCCCCTGGATGCGGAAGGTAGTGGGGCCATCGGCGAAGGCGGCCAAGGGCAGGAGGGTGAGGGCCAGCATAGTGGTGGAGCCGGCGGTGCCTATATCCCACTGATAGCTGCCCCCCCGCAGGGCCCCGCTGGGCCAGAAGCGGAGCTCCCTGGCCCCTACCTGGGCCCCCTCCACCCTCCCCTCAGCCACCTGGGCGGCGGCCTGTACCGCCCGCAGGTGTTGAGGGCGCAGGCCGGGGGGCTGCCTTTTGGCCCGCACATTGAACATCTCCAACGGCTCACCCAGAAGGGCAGCTAGGGCCACAGAGGTGCGCACGATGGTACCACTGCCCGAACGTTGGGCTCCATCCACCCGCAGCATCCCTTACCCATGCTAGCAGACAGGAGCGCCTCACTAAGACGTCCTTGTCCCCCGTGCCCTTACCTGCTATACTCGCCCCTGGCCTGATGACGTCCCCAGCGGCCCTGGACTACGAGGTCATCATCGGCATGGAGGTGCATGCCCACCTCCTGACGGCGAGCAAGATGTTCTGCTCTTGCTCCGCCGATTACTTCGGCTCACCCCCCAATAGCCACGTCTGCCCCGTCTGCCTGGGCATGCCCGGCACCTTGCCCGTCATCAACCGGCGGGCGGTGGAGCTCACCATCATGGTGGGGTTGGCCCTTCACTGCCAGATAGCGGAGGTATCGCGCTTCGAGCGCAAGAACTACCCGTATCCCGACCTGATGAAGGGCTACCAGATCTCCCAGTATGACCAGCCCCTTTGCCGCAATGGCTGGCTGGAGATAGAGGTGGACGGCCAGACGAAAAGGGTGCGCATCAACCGCGTCCACCTGGAGGAGGACACCGCCCGCCTGGTGCACATGGTGGATGCCACGGGGG
It includes:
- a CDS encoding thiamine pyrophosphate-binding protein, producing the protein MGRAGRHLMLEQLVAAGVRYVFGNPGTTEQAFMDALNDYPQLEYVLALQEAVALAMADGYSRLSPVPAFVQLHITVGLGNAMGMLYNAWRTRAPMVIYAGQHATRGGLQEPILYGDLLSMARPLVKWAVEVPRASELPLALRRAFKVAADPPPGPVLVAVPTDVMDEEADAPVFSPPKTYGEVRPQKEAVALAAELLAQAQAPAIVAGDWCMGMDEELTRLALMVGAPIYVAFSSRVPISPENPMYAGPLNVVSFPALKAQLAEVDVLVAVGTPLFPSLLPMPEDPLPAGCRVVHIDVSPWELGKTWPTAVSMMAHPRQALREIAEALEPLLTPQVRQRAQHRREALARARETAWKMALEAARAHWGQRPMTPARFAYELAHALHPDTLLYDESVTVAGHLMRYLRLAPGQHFRAAGGGLGMGMPAPLGLKLAEPSRPVLAVVGDGSALYTIQALWTAAHHRIPVTWVIANNASYRILKLNMLEYLGEGARERPFLGMDLVEPHLDFSRIAQAFGVKGVRIEDPEEVGPAVREAQAASEPRLIDVVIGGALEETPSGRSDR
- a CDS encoding MFS transporter, with amino-acid sequence MPDSAQDSHEAEGALSALALPQFRLFLAVTVFTQLAGWMEEVARGWLVYELTRSPLQLSALAFVSGASSFISAPVAGFMADRIDRRWATILAEAMSCVGALAVGLLVVAGQVELWQLYSLTVLMGMSRGFSFTSRQALLYDVVGPEHLASAVGLNSVAANVARIMAPLAGGTVIGALGTAAAFFGQSLLLLLAIPVTPLLRLRVLAKPVRLPFWRSIMDGLRYIQSDPTLLRLYLFIYIPNVLIYPYVSLIPVFADEVLGIGAQGYGFLLTGVGFGSIPGGLLVASMGRSRRKGLVMGLAAILYMGMVSTFAQSRWLPLSFAALVVGGVGWSMMVALNQALVQLRLADAYRGRGLALYTVGSGLTPLGNLAMGSLAHAIGVQTAVTAFALVGMVLAALTGLASAEVRRL
- a CDS encoding acetyl-CoA acetyltransferase is translated as MTGIRDRVAIIGVGCTKFGELWEKDQEDLLVEAAHEALEDAGLSPQDIDAIWVSTFYDFTGQSGGTATEPLALFGKPATRVENFCASGMDAFRNACFAVAAGAYDIVLVCGVEKLLDQGSRGLPIEAFHPSFLAASAPGIFALAASRAFYEWGWTKEDLARVAVKNHRNGAAHPKAHFRRPVTVEDVLNAPMIAWPLGRLDCCAVSDGAAAVIITRPEIAKDTRHKDDYVLVKANALAVESIQPYYRSGYDWLGFPATRAAAKMAYEEAGIRNPRKEISFAEVHDCFTSTELFNIGDLFLVDDPKDAPKFVADGLADIEGEVPINPSGGLKCFGHPIGATGCRMIYEVTKQLQGRADGLQVRNPRLGLAHNLGGPGAVASVTILARRD
- a CDS encoding OB-fold domain-containing protein, translating into MAGILTAAAYVPFFTIERAEMGRSWGIPSLPGVRAVANSDEDSITMAVEAGLLALRGRSPEGIDALYFATTTPPYAERQCAPIIAAALDLPRQTVTADFTGTTRAATLALKAAIDAVHSGAARQAMVVAADMRPGEPQTAWEQLMGDAGAAVIVAAHAPATIRAFTSLIGAPLGPWRRPQDRFVRSFDPRVETEYGYVRTTVEAARGALDRAGLSPQQVSRAILYTPDLRSPLEVAHRLGLERRQLQDPLMTTVGNAGAAHVLLVLAAALEEAQAGEQLLVANYGDGADAFVVSLEGEVQRPPDRPTLAQLLALRRPLPNYGAYAALRNLAGREGPTASASPVTYWRDVAMELRWHGARCRACGLVQFPIPRVCRSCGARDQLEEAPLSHRGTIYTFTLDHLYAGEYLDTPVPRVVVDLEGGGRVFLEMTDCDPKEVTWGMEVETTFRCLHEWGGYHNYYWRARPLRTHTPRR
- the rtcA gene encoding RNA 3'-terminal phosphate cyclase; the encoded protein is MLRVDGAQRSGSGTIVRTSVALAALLGEPLEMFNVRAKRQPPGLRPQHLRAVQAAAQVAEGRVEGAQVGARELRFWPSGALRGGSYQWDIGTAGSTTMLALTLLPLAAFADGPTTFRIQGGLFQDMAPSAFHTQHALLPLLARMGIQAELEVVRPGYVPRGGGIIEMRVQPVRGRLRPLRLPEQRPPWRLWGLALSSHLQDRRVSERMAQECQKALARRGMEATFRILYDASAPQPGAALALFAHDQGGCILGADMAGAPGRPSEAIGRRVAETMLEDMESGATVDRHLADQLIIFAALAEGESEWVVPQVTDHVETHLWLVETLLGAKAHLRGRHLCIEGIGYERA
- the recN gene encoding DNA repair protein RecN, with the protein product MLVELSVHNWVIVEEACLRPSPGLNVITGETGAGKSLLVDALGALAGARLDQEVIRMGAEVARVEGVFVPPREALQRLHPTLAEAGIEGEELVVVRELHRGGRGVARINGRVVPVSLLREVGRELVDIHGQAEHFSLLDWRRHRDLLDAFGGLQPLRAQVAEMVGQVRRLRQELSSLEQDQRVLEGQRALLEFQVREIEAASLRPGEEEELREEKERLAHAQAIKEACQSAYHSLYAAEGYSAFDMVGRAQAHLRAVAPLVPLLREVLESLERLGAELEEVARSLRSLAASVEHDPHRLEEVEERLSLISRLKRKYGGSVEEVLCYAAEARARLEELAGDEDRRARLSQALAEAERRAGELALELSQARRQAAQRLREAVAGELQGLGLGHVLFQVEVSQEEDPAGLPCEGRRLAFTEAGVDRVEFLVATNPGEPLRPLARVASGGEMSRFMLALESVLAAAHQVPLLVFDEIDVGVGGRSADVVGRKLWGIAQRHQVICITHLPHIAAYADAHFRVRKDVMLGRSLVQVDALEEQERVQELAAMLGGPRPSERMLAGARELLARARRWKEGLST
- a CDS encoding DUF402 domain-containing protein is translated as MSGPRVRVRGIYATAITAVLAQRGFVIVDPTPIISSRLGLPQQPGPEEVAIWDRRDRQGVVVEGWRDGVEAVVAAVREAVPFALAMPSELGTGEGVLARALGPLRARYLLEFPLPAKEELDRIRASVVPTVPGHHYFKVMDPGRVDQMEAEATLGGMEAVRQALLGELVFPFFRPGATVRVYHVKAGEEGFEFKGTVRTLEPGRLLVLARRFRGGGTYDGLGQPKQEGDTGMVELWEGRWFSRRIYMRQDGTILGEIYNVNTPPELYQGTVRYLDLEVDVVRFPDGRVEVQDEEVLADKERRGLLPPALVQRARACAHELAMALRALE
- a CDS encoding RNA polymerase sigma factor, translated to MLAIALAEPLDRIISEGALDSAERQEREIVQRAQRLDQRALAWLYECYYPRVYSYILLQLGDAQQAEDIASETMLKMLEALPRYKFRGVPFSAWVFRIARNCLIDHRRRRGRRVEVRLDTVAEAQAQDPSPAARAEMSESYEKLRRALAQLTDEQRQVVILKFVQGLDNRTIAKVLGRREGAIKSLQYRALQALKRILQQEGEG